GCGCTGATAAAATGTTGCCAAGCTGAAAGGCGTTTCAACTCCGAGATGGTTCAATCTCCAGAGAATTGTGAAAAGTCCAAGCATCATTGGGACTTCCCTTGAAACCAATATTATCATCTCTCTCTGGGCACCTATTTGAGCATAAGGCGAGCCTGAACTTATTGCACCTAAAACTCTGATGAAGCCAATGAGAGTCAGCAAGTAGATGAATACAATTACGTCACCCTTTGTGGCAAAGAGCGGTGGGAAGCCCATTGGAGTGTAAGCCAATAATGCTATTGATACAGCTAAAGCAAAAACTGGAGCAAGCTCATAGAACTTGTTTGCATGCTTTGGAATTATTGACTCCTTGCTCATGAGCTTGAGGAAGTCATAGAACGGCTGGAGTATCGGTGGCCCTACTCTGCGCTGCATTCTGGCAACTAATTTTCTGTCAATTCCTTCCCAGAGCAGTGAAGCAAATGAAACGTAAAGATAAAGGGCAATTAACCCAAGAGTGGCATATAGAATGTTCATAGCACACACCTCCCTATACCAATCCTCTCAGGCTTCGCTTTGATGTTCGGATTGATTTCCTTGGTCTTCTTTATTGACTCTTTAAGCAGGTCAACCTCAGTAAGGATTCTCATCTTTCCAGTTTCGGCATCAATGACTACCACTCTATCAGTACAGCTCAAACACGGGTCAATTGAGGCTATAGCAACCGGAACGTCAGCCAATTGCTCACCAACTAAAGCCCTTGCAACTGCAAACAAGTTCGGGAACGTTGGCTCTCTCATCTTCCACTTTGCTGGACCATCTCTTCCAGGTTCAGCTCTTACGTAGTGGATAACTTCTCCTCTTGGTGCCTCGTATCTTCCAATTCCCTCTCCCTCTGCTTTCTTAAGCTTGAAGATTATCATGTTGTCCTTTGGAAATGCCTTGATCTTTCCTTCTGGCATCTGGTCTAATGCCCTCTCAATAATCTCCATGCTCTGCCAGAGCTCACCAACTCTCACAACCATTCTATCAAAAACGTCTCCTTTGATTACACCTGTGAATTCCTTGGGTGTTACTGGTTTAACTCCCAAATCTGGATAAACTCCAAGCTTTTCGTTGTATCTAACATCCTTCTTAATGCCACTTCCTCTCGCTGTTGGACCTTGAGCGCTGTACTCGATTGCTATCCTCTTTGGTATAACCCCAGAATCCCTCAAACGTGCTTCAACCGTTGGATCATAGAGGAATACCTCCTCAACTTTGGGCATAACCTCTTGGCGGTAGTAGTAAATCATGTCAAGTATTGCCCTCTTGTGCCTCTCCTTTATGTCTCTCCTGACACCACCAATCATGTTTCCAGCGTAGTTAACCCTATTGCCCCCAATGTCCTCAAGAATGTCCATTACTTTCTCTCTCGCCAGCCAGCTCAAGTGCAGAACTGTGTCGTAACCTATTGTGTGAGCAACTACACCCAAGTTGAGCAAGTGGGAGTGTATCCTCTCAAGCTCTCCGATGATTACTCTTATGTATTCGGCCCTCTCTGGAACTTTAATACCGGCCATTTCTTCAACAGCCCTTGCGTAAGTGTGGTTATGTGAGAATGAACAGATTCCACAGATTCTCTCTGCCAAATAGAGTACCTGAATCCAGTTCCTTCTCATTGCAATCCATTCGAGGCCTCTCAAGTTATAACCGAGTTTAACATCAACGTTGATTATTCTTTCTCCGTCAAGGGTAATTATGAACTTTTCAGGCTCCTCCAATGCTGGATGAATTGGTCCGATAGGGATTTTAACCCAGTATTCTACCTTATTGTTCATTTTTTCACCCCCTTCTTCTCCTTCCATACTCTGTATGGATGTCCTGCGTTCTTGACCATCTCAGGTGTAATCCCTGTCTCATCAAGCCTCAGAGGATAGATTCCCTCTGGGAAGTCATCTGGCAAGAACAGCCTCCTTGGGTCTGGAATTCCTTCGTATTTGATACCAAGGAACTCTTGAATTTCTCTCTCATATGGCAGAGTGCTCGGAAAGATATCGGATATTGTCGGCAATACTGGATCATCCTTTGGGCATGAGGTTCCAACTACCACAGACAGGCTTTCTCCTTGCTCCCAAAACATCTCCCAGTGATACTTAGCAGTGAGTTTATCTCCTCTGTCCTCAGCTATTATGATAGAGAACTGCGCAGTTGGATCAATTTCTTTGAGGACCTTGACAAGGTCTTTAAACTTCTCCCTACTGACTTCAATCCAAATTCTCCTTCTTGGGTGAGGAAGTTTATTTTCGGTTATCTTAATCTCTGCATCTTCAAACTTTGCCTTTATTCTCTCAGCAAATTCTTCAGGAGTCATTCTTTCTCACCTTCAATCTTTTTGATTAACTTTTCTAATGCCAGAACAACTCCATAGAGGATTGCTTCTGGTCTTGGTGGACAACCAGGAACGAAGACGTCAACTGGAATGTGCTTGTCGAGCGGAGCATTTGTGAAGGGACTTTCATAGAAAACGCTTCCTCCAGTGGGGCAAGCACCTACTGCAATCACAACCTTCGGGTCTGGTGTCTGCTCATAAATCAGCTTAACCCTCTCGAGGCTCTGGTCTGTTATTGGGCCTGTTACGAGCAAAATATCAGCATGTCTTGGTGTTCCAACGAGCTTTACTCCAAATCTTTCAGCGTCATATCTAGGAGTTAATGCAGCGATAATTTCAATGTCACAGCCGTTGCATGAACCACTGTTAACATGGAACACCCAAGGTGACCTTCCAATATATTTACAGAGCTTTGCAATCCTCCTCTCAAGCATTTCCCTCTCACTGACTTGTGATTGACCAGTAGTTTTTACTTCCTCCATTCATTTCACCCCCAAATTATCAAGACCCCAAGGATTATTGCCACAGTTACGAGGAGATACGCAACATAATCCGTGAGCAGACCAGTGTGTTCCCTTCTGAATGCAATGAACATTCTGTTGATCCCCCTAATCAATCCCCACATGACGTGCCTTCCCGTGAAGTACCCCTGAATGTGCTCGAACTGTGGAATTATTTCGTCCTCATCTTCACCGCTTAAGTAGATCTTAGTACCAGCCCCCACTCTCCTTGTACCCATGCTCGCTTTCTCTCCCCACTTCATGAGGATGTAGCTGATGATTAGACCAATGATGAAAACATAAATGAAGTAAAGGGCATCCCAATAACCAAACATTTTTCATCCCCCCAACACCGCTAACACATACTTCCCTGACTCCTCAAGCATCTTTGCTGTTGGTACCATAATGCTCTCGTTTATCTGCCATGGTAAAAGACCCATGATGATTATTGCGAGGATTAGGATCATCATTGGAATTATCATAGCCTTTCCGGGATCTTTTGCCGCTTTCACTTTCTCGCTCTCCTTTCCAAAGAAGGTGAAGAGCACTCTAATATAAGCGGCAGTACAGAATGCTGTTCCGAGTATAGCCACTGCTGCTAAGAATGGGTTGTAAAGTGCCGAGCTTTCATAGATGAGCCATTTACTTGCAAATCCGTTCAGTGGAGGCAGACCTATTATAGCCGCAGCACCAACTAGGAAGGCAAAGCTTGTCAGTGGCATTCTTCTTGCTAATCCACTAAGCTCATTGAGGTTCTTTGTGCCGACTTCATGCAGAACCGCACCAGCGACAAGGAAGAGAAGAGCTTTCATTAGTGCGTGGTTCACTGTGTGGTATATTGCTCCAGCCAAGGCTATTTCTCCCACTTGAGTTCCATATGCTGCAAGCCCAATGCCTATTCCAAGGAGGATGTATCCTATCTGGCCAACACTTGAGAATGCAAACAATCTCTTCATATCAGTCTGTATTACAGCCATGGCGTTTCCAACAATTAATGTCAGGCATGCGAAGAATATAATTATCCAGCCAAGAGTTCTGATGTTGAGGCTTATACTGTAAATGCTGAAAAGTATTCTTGCTATTGCGTAAACACCACCCGCCTTAATTACCAATCCAGAAAGCATTGCTGAAATTGAGCTTGGTGCTGCTGGGTGGGCATCTGCAAGCCACATGTGTACTGGAACTGCACCGCTCTTGAAGAGCAATCCACCGAGGATAAAAGCTAAGGCAACTTTGCTTACAAATGTTGGCTCCCTCGTGATGTACTGGCCTAGATAAGCCATTGTTAGAGTTCCATACTGGCCATAAAGCAGAGCAATGCCGAGAAGAATGAATGAACTTGCCAGTGAACCAACAAACATGTACTTGATTCCAGCTTCAATGCCTTCCCATGTGTCATTTCTGAATGCAACCAAAGCATAGCTAGCTATGCTCATTATCTCAAGGAAGACATAGAAGTTGAATATATCCCCCGTAATCACTATACCGAGCATTCCAAGCTCTAAGATTAAGATTAATGTATAGTACTTATCTAATCCCGTGTCATGCTTCATATATTCAAGTGAGTAGATTATTGCTAGCAGTGAGACAAATGCTATTGTTACTGCTATCAACGCTCCTAGGAGGTCAACTTCCCAAACAATTCTGATTGGGAATCCCACGCCTTTTCCTAGTGGCGTTGTGTCTCCAAGTGTGTATACTATTATTTGATTGGTCTTCCAGATTGTATAAAACACGTCAGCAGCTACACCTAGGGTTATTGCACTAATTATCACTGCCCAAATGTCCCTAACTTTCTCACTGATGAGCTTGATTAGAGGCATTGAAAATGCTCCAAAGAGAGGAACGATGATTAGGAATGGCAACACATTCATCCTCTCAACCTCCTTAACTTGTTGATGTCTAAGCTTCCGTAATGTCTGTAGGCGTTAATCGTCAATGCCATTGCTAAAGCTAGAACACAAACTCCAATGACGATGCTCGTAAGCACTAAAGCCTGAGGAATTGGACCAACCATTGGAGTTCCTTCTAGCGTTTCATATCCCGTGTAAATCGGTGCCGTTGGAAGAACTCCGTTCTCCAAGCGATAGCCAAGGCTTATTAGAAGCAAGTGAATTCCAGAGTCAATGATGTTCAAGGCTAAGACTAACTTGATTAAGTTCCTCTTGTAGAGGAATGCATAGATCCCCATGAAGATTAGGAGGAATGCAGTTACAAATTGAAACGGAATCATTTCTTCCACCTCCTAAAGAGGGCTATTGCCATCATCGCACTTATTAATCCTGTGAAGACCTTTAATCCGACAGCTAAGTTCATTATTGGGAGAAATCCAGCGGAGAGCAGAGTTCCCGGCTGACCAGAAAAGGCTATCTTATTACGCCAGAGTATGTTGTAGAAGAACGCGACGCTTAATCCAAGCATTGCAGCTCCTAAGAAAGCCAAGCCACCAAGTCCTTCGAGAGCTGAGTATAAGTTCTTGTCATATCTCTTCTTAGCTTCATTTAACCCGAATGCAACAAGGAATAATATCCCAGCACCAGCTATCGTAGCTCCTCCCTGGAAACCACCACCGGGTGTGAGGTGACCGTGTGAGATGACATAAGCTCCAAATATTCCAATGAGAGGGATTGTAGCTCTCGCCATAGTCTTAACGATTAATCCCATGTCATTCTTCATCTTCATCCCTCCTCCAAGGTCTGAGCAGTGCAACAGCACCAGCTATAGCTGTAAAGAGAACAGTGGCCTCTCCAAGGGTATCGTAACCTCTGTAGTCAAACACTATGTCAGTGACTATGTTTGTTCCACCAACTTCCTCAATACCATGTTCAATATAATACTGGTCAGTATAGCGGTACTTTTGCCAGTCACTCCCACCAAGACCAAATTTAAGCCCATATTGCGGGTTAGCTACTATCAAGAGCACGCCGAGGATGAACAGCAAACCCAAAGCCCCAAAAGTCCTGTTCATGGCCCCTCACGCTCCCATCTATCTGTCTTGGCTATTCCATACACTACTATTGCAGTAACGACACCAGCACCAACTGCTGCCTCAGCTATTGCAACGTCTGGAGCGTGAAGCATGTAAAATTCTAAGCTCAACAGAAGGCTCATCGCAGCTGAAGCCAAAGCTGCTGAAAGTAAATCCCTAAAGCTGATTGTGAGGTAGGCTGCTATGAGTATTCCAATCAAAATTCCAAACTGAATGACCATGTCAACCGTGAGAACGTTCATTCTTCTCCACCTCTCTCCCTTTTGAGTTTGACCTCATAAGCATCAATAACGGCTCTTACAGGCTTTACACCGCTCAAGTGAGCAGCTTTTGCAATTGCGTGAGCACCTGTTGGGTTAGTAAGCAATAAGGCTACCAATGCAACCAGGCTGTGAAGTGCCATCTGGAGGTATTTCGGATCTCCAGTTATGTGGAGCTGGTTTGCTGCATGGACGATAACGGCTAGAACTGCAAAGATTGTCCCGAAAGTTGTACACTTAGTCGCTCCGTGTAGTCTTGTATAAACATCTGGAAATCTGTGAAGAGCAAAGCTACCAAGTAAGTTGAAGACTATGTTAATCCCGAGGAAAGCATAAATGACGTACTCAATAACAGTCACCTCAATCCCCCCGGAAGGTATTTTGCTATAACAAGTGTCCCTATGTAGCTCAGCAGAGCATAGACAATCGCAATGTCAATGTAAATCACTCTGTCATATGCTGCCCCGAGAAGAATCATTCCCGCAACGATTAAGGTGTTCAGTGTATCAACACCAACCACTCTGTCAGGAATAGTCGGGCCGAGAAGAACCCTAATCACGGAGAGAAATGCTCCAATCATGATTATTAGTGCTGAGTAAAAGAACTCTGGCGCAATCATCTTCCCAACCTCCTTGCCCATTTTTCAAATGAGCCAGAAACTGGCTCTGAACTCTTTGGCTCCTCCTCCCTTACATAAATCCAGTGGACATAGAGGGCTTTTTCTTCTGGACAGGCATCTACTGTAAGCGTTCCCGGAGTTAAGGTTATTGAATTGCTCAAGATTGTATATTGAGCATCATTCTCAAGCTCAACAGGAACTCTAACGATTCCTGGCTTT
This window of the Thermococcus sp. M39 genome carries:
- a CDS encoding respiratory chain complex I subunit 1 family protein — protein: MNILYATLGLIALYLYVSFASLLWEGIDRKLVARMQRRVGPPILQPFYDFLKLMSKESIIPKHANKFYELAPVFALAVSIALLAYTPMGFPPLFATKGDVIVFIYLLTLIGFIRVLGAISSGSPYAQIGAQREMIILVSREVPMMLGLFTILWRLNHLGVETPFSLATFYQRNIWELGTPLGFIGTLILLAVFLAWLASEIEVGFFDIPEAETEVAEGPMAEYSGRHLALFELSNALKMFVSASLVVAIFFPWGISAYFGLSGVTALIIDLLFHTFKVFAVLFISMSVFRAITGRLRITQAVQVFWLKLLPAAIIGSLILAIDLLGVIA
- a CDS encoding cation:proton antiporter, translated to MIAPEFFYSALIIMIGAFLSVIRVLLGPTIPDRVVGVDTLNTLIVAGMILLGAAYDRVIYIDIAIVYALLSYIGTLVIAKYLPGGLR
- a CDS encoding hydrogenase, with amino-acid sequence MFGYWDALYFIYVFIIGLIISYILMKWGEKASMGTRRVGAGTKIYLSGEDEDEIIPQFEHIQGYFTGRHVMWGLIRGINRMFIAFRREHTGLLTDYVAYLLVTVAIILGVLIIWG
- a CDS encoding NADH-quinone oxidoreductase subunit K, with the translated sequence MIPFQFVTAFLLIFMGIYAFLYKRNLIKLVLALNIIDSGIHLLLISLGYRLENGVLPTAPIYTGYETLEGTPMVGPIPQALVLTSIVIGVCVLALAMALTINAYRHYGSLDINKLRRLRG
- the mnhG gene encoding monovalent cation/H(+) antiporter subunit G; translation: MTVIEYVIYAFLGINIVFNLLGSFALHRFPDVYTRLHGATKCTTFGTIFAVLAVIVHAANQLHITGDPKYLQMALHSLVALVALLLTNPTGAHAIAKAAHLSGVKPVRAVIDAYEVKLKRERGGEE
- the mbhE gene encoding hydrogen gas-evolving membrane-bound hydrogenase subunit E produces the protein MNRTFGALGLLFILGVLLIVANPQYGLKFGLGGSDWQKYRYTDQYYIEHGIEEVGGTNIVTDIVFDYRGYDTLGEATVLFTAIAGAVALLRPWRRDEDEE
- a CDS encoding Na(+)/H(+) antiporter subunit B, whose translation is MKNDMGLIVKTMARATIPLIGIFGAYVISHGHLTPGGGFQGGATIAGAGILFLVAFGLNEAKKRYDKNLYSALEGLGGLAFLGAAMLGLSVAFFYNILWRNKIAFSGQPGTLLSAGFLPIMNLAVGLKVFTGLISAMMAIALFRRWKK
- a CDS encoding DUF4040 domain-containing protein, producing the protein MNVLTVDMVIQFGILIGILIAAYLTISFRDLLSAALASAAMSLLLSLEFYMLHAPDVAIAEAAVGAGVVTAIVVYGIAKTDRWEREGP
- a CDS encoding NADH-quinone oxidoreductase subunit B family protein, yielding MEEVKTTGQSQVSEREMLERRIAKLCKYIGRSPWVFHVNSGSCNGCDIEIIAALTPRYDAERFGVKLVGTPRHADILLVTGPITDQSLERVKLIYEQTPDPKVVIAVGACPTGGSVFYESPFTNAPLDKHIPVDVFVPGCPPRPEAILYGVVLALEKLIKKIEGEKE
- a CDS encoding proton-conducting transporter membrane subunit: MNVLPFLIIVPLFGAFSMPLIKLISEKVRDIWAVIISAITLGVAADVFYTIWKTNQIIVYTLGDTTPLGKGVGFPIRIVWEVDLLGALIAVTIAFVSLLAIIYSLEYMKHDTGLDKYYTLILILELGMLGIVITGDIFNFYVFLEIMSIASYALVAFRNDTWEGIEAGIKYMFVGSLASSFILLGIALLYGQYGTLTMAYLGQYITREPTFVSKVALAFILGGLLFKSGAVPVHMWLADAHPAAPSSISAMLSGLVIKAGGVYAIARILFSIYSISLNIRTLGWIIIFFACLTLIVGNAMAVIQTDMKRLFAFSSVGQIGYILLGIGIGLAAYGTQVGEIALAGAIYHTVNHALMKALLFLVAGAVLHEVGTKNLNELSGLARRMPLTSFAFLVGAAAIIGLPPLNGFASKWLIYESSALYNPFLAAVAILGTAFCTAAYIRVLFTFFGKESEKVKAAKDPGKAMIIPMMILILAIIIMGLLPWQINESIMVPTAKMLEESGKYVLAVLGG
- a CDS encoding nickel-dependent hydrogenase large subunit, producing MNNKVEYWVKIPIGPIHPALEEPEKFIITLDGERIINVDVKLGYNLRGLEWIAMRRNWIQVLYLAERICGICSFSHNHTYARAVEEMAGIKVPERAEYIRVIIGELERIHSHLLNLGVVAHTIGYDTVLHLSWLAREKVMDILEDIGGNRVNYAGNMIGGVRRDIKERHKRAILDMIYYYRQEVMPKVEEVFLYDPTVEARLRDSGVIPKRIAIEYSAQGPTARGSGIKKDVRYNEKLGVYPDLGVKPVTPKEFTGVIKGDVFDRMVVRVGELWQSMEIIERALDQMPEGKIKAFPKDNMIIFKLKKAEGEGIGRYEAPRGEVIHYVRAEPGRDGPAKWKMREPTFPNLFAVARALVGEQLADVPVAIASIDPCLSCTDRVVVIDAETGKMRILTEVDLLKESIKKTKEINPNIKAKPERIGIGRCVL
- a CDS encoding NADH-quinone oxidoreductase subunit C encodes the protein MTPEEFAERIKAKFEDAEIKITENKLPHPRRRIWIEVSREKFKDLVKVLKEIDPTAQFSIIIAEDRGDKLTAKYHWEMFWEQGESLSVVVGTSCPKDDPVLPTISDIFPSTLPYEREIQEFLGIKYEGIPDPRRLFLPDDFPEGIYPLRLDETGITPEMVKNAGHPYRVWKEKKGVKK